In Streptomyces sclerotialus, one genomic interval encodes:
- the mmuM gene encoding homocysteine S-methyltransferase gives MSTTSPAFAAALARGPVVLDGGLSNQLESAGHDLSDELWSARLLAEQPEAITAAHQAYYEAGAQVAITSSYQATFEGFARRGIGREAAAGLLRRSVELAREAARRATEGGVPGPLYVAASAGPYGAMLADGSEYRGRYGLGVDELERFHRPRLEVLAAAEPDVFALETVPDADEGRALVRAVRGLGVPAWLSYSVEGDRTRAGQPLEEAFALAAEAAEIVAVGVNCCVPEDADAAVELAARVTGKPVVVYPNSGEEWDAQARAWRGHATFTPERVTAWTAGGARLIGGCCRVGPDSVSALAGLVSP, from the coding sequence ATGAGCACTACCTCCCCCGCCTTCGCGGCGGCCCTGGCCCGCGGCCCCGTCGTCCTCGACGGCGGGCTGTCCAACCAGCTGGAATCGGCCGGGCACGACCTCAGTGACGAGCTGTGGTCGGCCCGGCTGCTCGCCGAACAGCCGGAGGCGATCACCGCCGCGCACCAGGCGTACTACGAAGCCGGCGCGCAGGTCGCCATCACGTCCAGCTACCAGGCCACGTTCGAGGGCTTCGCGCGGCGCGGCATCGGCCGCGAGGCGGCGGCCGGGCTGTTGCGCCGCAGTGTGGAGCTGGCCCGGGAGGCGGCCCGGCGCGCCACGGAGGGCGGCGTGCCCGGCCCCCTGTACGTCGCCGCCTCGGCGGGTCCGTACGGCGCGATGCTCGCGGACGGCTCCGAGTACCGCGGCCGGTACGGGCTGGGCGTCGACGAGCTGGAGCGGTTCCACCGGCCGCGGCTGGAGGTGCTGGCGGCGGCGGAGCCCGACGTGTTCGCGCTGGAGACGGTGCCGGACGCGGACGAGGGCCGGGCGCTGGTGCGCGCGGTGCGCGGCCTCGGTGTGCCGGCCTGGCTGTCGTACAGCGTCGAGGGCGACCGGACGCGGGCCGGGCAGCCGCTGGAGGAGGCTTTCGCGCTCGCCGCCGAGGCGGCGGAGATCGTGGCCGTCGGGGTCAACTGCTGCGTACCGGAGGACGCGGACGCGGCGGTGGAGCTGGCGGCGCGGGTGACCGGCAAGCCTGTCGTGGTCTACCCGAACAGCGGTGAGGAGTGGGACGCGCAGGCGCGTGCGTGGCGCGGTCACGCGACCTTCACGCCGGAACGGGTGACGGCGTGGACCGCGGGCGGCGCACGCCTCATCGGTGGCTGCTGCCGCGTGGGCCCCGACTCCGTCTCCGCCCTCGCCGGCCTCGTCTCCCCCTGA
- a CDS encoding amino acid ABC transporter ATP-binding protein — MTTDAAKAHGTPAAGDATAIEVTGLHKSFGDLEVLKGIDFTVRRGEVVCVIGPSGSGKSTLLRCVNLLEEPTSGRVTVAGTEVTDPDVDIDRVRRRIGMVFQSFNLFPHLTALENLTIAQRRVLRREKAEAERTARANLARVGLSDKEHSYPAQLSGGQQQRVAIARALSMDPELMLFDEPTSALDPELVGDVLAVMRSLADEGMTMLVVTHEMSFAREVADRVVFMDGGVIVEQGPPDRVVGAPQHERTRTFLARVLDPAAAEVGEVVDTGPEGKRVDR; from the coding sequence ATGACGACCGACGCAGCGAAGGCACACGGGACGCCGGCGGCCGGGGACGCGACCGCCATCGAGGTCACCGGGCTGCACAAGTCCTTCGGCGACCTCGAAGTGCTCAAGGGCATCGACTTCACGGTGCGGCGCGGCGAGGTGGTGTGCGTCATCGGGCCCTCGGGCTCGGGGAAGTCGACGCTGCTGCGCTGTGTGAACCTGCTGGAGGAGCCCACCTCGGGGCGGGTCACGGTGGCCGGTACCGAGGTCACCGACCCGGACGTGGACATCGACCGGGTACGGCGCCGGATCGGGATGGTCTTCCAGTCCTTCAACCTCTTCCCGCACCTGACCGCGCTGGAGAACCTCACGATCGCCCAGCGGCGGGTGCTGCGCCGGGAGAAGGCCGAGGCGGAACGGACCGCGCGGGCCAACCTGGCACGCGTCGGGCTGAGCGACAAGGAGCACTCCTACCCGGCGCAGCTCTCCGGGGGCCAGCAGCAGCGGGTGGCCATCGCCCGTGCGCTCTCCATGGACCCGGAGCTGATGCTCTTCGACGAGCCGACCTCCGCGCTCGACCCGGAGCTCGTGGGTGACGTGCTCGCCGTCATGCGGTCGCTCGCCGACGAGGGCATGACGATGCTCGTCGTCACGCACGAGATGAGCTTCGCCCGGGAGGTCGCCGACCGGGTGGTCTTCATGGACGGCGGGGTGATCGTCGAGCAGGGGCCGCCGGACCGGGTGGTGGGCGCACCGCAGCACGAGCGCACGCGTACCTTCCTGGCCCGCGTACTGGACCCGGCGGCGGCCGAGGTCGGTGAGGTCGTCGACACCGGCCCGGAGGGCAAGCGCGTGGACCGGTGA
- a CDS encoding basic amino acid ABC transporter substrate-binding protein: MSARSSLPVIAVVAAVALAAGCTSTKSEGNQGSGLQLVSKGTLKTCTHLPYAPFQVKKGDKIVGFDVDLVDLVAKDMKVKQEIVNTPFEGIETGQDFNIRKCDLAAAGMTITPERKKVMGFSDPYFNATQALITKKGEPYKKLEDLRGKTLGYQKATTGGVYAKKHAGDDVDLVEYEDLGLLLTAVKTGKVDAGINDNGVLLDYVKANPDTEVTAEFDTGEHYGIGVRKGNDALLKQINASLKKAKSDGSYDRIYKKWFGTTPQS, from the coding sequence GTGTCAGCTCGCTCGTCGCTGCCTGTCATAGCCGTCGTCGCGGCCGTCGCCCTGGCGGCCGGCTGCACCAGCACGAAGTCCGAGGGGAACCAGGGTTCCGGATTGCAGCTGGTGTCCAAGGGGACGCTCAAGACCTGTACGCACCTGCCGTACGCGCCGTTCCAGGTGAAGAAGGGCGACAAGATCGTCGGATTCGACGTGGACCTCGTGGACCTCGTGGCCAAGGACATGAAGGTCAAGCAGGAGATCGTGAACACGCCCTTCGAGGGCATCGAGACCGGCCAGGACTTCAACATTCGCAAGTGCGACCTGGCCGCGGCGGGCATGACGATCACGCCCGAGCGCAAGAAGGTCATGGGCTTCTCCGACCCGTACTTCAACGCCACCCAGGCGCTCATCACGAAGAAGGGCGAGCCCTACAAGAAGCTCGAGGACCTCAGGGGCAAGACGCTCGGCTACCAGAAGGCCACCACCGGCGGCGTCTACGCCAAGAAGCACGCGGGCGACGACGTGGACCTCGTGGAGTACGAGGACCTCGGGCTGCTGCTCACCGCGGTCAAGACCGGCAAGGTGGACGCCGGCATCAACGACAACGGTGTGCTGCTCGACTACGTCAAGGCCAACCCCGACACCGAGGTCACCGCCGAGTTCGACACGGGAGAGCACTACGGGATCGGCGTGCGCAAGGGTAACGACGCGCTGCTGAAGCAGATCAACGCCTCGCTGAAGAAGGCGAAGTCCGACGGCAGTTACGACCGCATCTACAAGAAGTGGTTCGGCACCACTCCGCAGAGCTGA
- a CDS encoding amino acid ABC transporter permease, whose translation MPLSKRQRTRAVRGSQYALLVLVVVVVALVADWEQLQRAFFDVRIVQDLFPDILITALVNTVIYTLLGFGFGLVLGLVLALMRLSSVPPYRWIAVTYIEFFRGVPALLVFIALGFGVPLAFEVALDQYITVMLSLGLVGAAYMAETIRAGIRAVPKGQTEAARSLGMSHGRAMVSIVIPQAFRIVLPPLTNELILLTKDSSLVYLLGLSIGQYELANFGRDALNQYKSLTPILVAGLLYLVITLPLGHLVRRLEARTAKAR comes from the coding sequence ATGCCCCTGTCCAAACGGCAGCGGACCCGCGCGGTCCGCGGGTCGCAGTACGCCCTTCTGGTCCTCGTCGTGGTCGTCGTCGCGCTGGTCGCCGACTGGGAGCAGTTGCAACGGGCGTTCTTCGACGTCCGCATCGTCCAGGACCTGTTCCCCGACATCCTCATCACCGCGCTGGTCAACACGGTCATCTACACCCTGCTCGGCTTCGGGTTCGGCCTGGTGCTCGGACTGGTCCTGGCGCTGATGCGACTCTCGTCGGTGCCGCCGTACCGCTGGATCGCCGTCACGTACATCGAGTTCTTCCGCGGCGTGCCCGCCCTTCTGGTCTTCATCGCGCTGGGCTTCGGTGTGCCGCTCGCCTTCGAGGTGGCGCTGGACCAGTACATCACCGTGATGCTCTCCCTCGGGCTGGTCGGCGCGGCCTACATGGCGGAGACCATCAGGGCGGGCATCCGGGCCGTGCCCAAGGGGCAGACCGAGGCGGCCCGCTCGCTCGGCATGTCGCACGGCCGGGCCATGGTCTCCATCGTCATCCCGCAGGCCTTCCGCATCGTCCTGCCGCCGCTCACCAACGAGCTGATCCTGCTCACCAAGGACTCCTCGCTGGTGTACCTGCTGGGCCTCTCGATCGGCCAGTACGAGCTGGCCAACTTCGGCCGGGACGCGCTCAACCAGTACAAGAGCCTCACCCCGATCCTGGTGGCGGGCCTGCTCTACCTCGTCATCACCCTCCCGCTCGGCCATCTGGTCCGGCGGCTCGAGGCCCGTACGGCAAAGGCCAGGTGA